The DNA segment gggcctcctgcactgcagcaggattcttcacccgctgagccaccagccAGAGGGTTCCTTCTACCCTAGTGGGATTGCACCTGGCAGCAGGGAGGGGCttagggagggcagggaggggcttagggagggcagggagggctgcGCTGGCCGCTGGGCCAGGGACAAAAGTCCCCACTGCTCTGCCATCAGCGGGTGGGGGCACATAGTTATTCATCcatcattcatttgacaaacCAGCATCTTGGAACTAATAACCCCTGCAACGGGTTCACTCCCTGCCTGATAGGACTCAGAGTCTAAAGGACAAGCAGCCTAAGGAAAGGAAAGGCGGCCTGAGGACGTCTCGGTCCCCCTCCCAGCCAGGCCTAGACCCCTGTGACCAGGCAGGAGACCTCAACCCCCACACCTGGCTCGTCTCCCAGGAGAATCCACTGTGCATTCGTTTATTCATTCCACAGATGTTTACTGAACAGCTGCTCTGAGCCTGGCGCCGTGCCGAGTGAGCAAAACGGAGGATGAGCTGAAGCCGAGCTTGTCCCGGTCTCCATGCAGTGGACAGGCTCGGGGGGAGAGAGGCCACTGGGGCCACGGCTGGGAACAGGGAGAGGGGTGCCTCCGCTGAGGAAGTGGGGCTTTGACCTGTCATCTGAAGGGGGAGGGACTCATCGGTGTTGCAGGAGGGAGACACAGCTTgggcaaaggccctgtggcaggtAGAGGAAGGGGTTTGATGAGAAACAGCTAAAAAGCCATTGAGGCTATTGGGAGACCAGGCAGAGGGAGCCAGAAGGCAGAGCCGGGCTGTGGTGAAGGTCGGGTCCTTGGGGTCTCCAGGGGAGTTCAGACTTGTTCCCAGGTACCTCGGGACACCAGTGAAAGGCTTCAGGTAGAAGCCTCCCCTGGCCCACCCTGAGTGGGTGAGTGGGTGAGGGCTGTTTGGGAAGGCCTACTGCTGCTGCTTggctgctcagccgtgtccgattctctgtgaccccgtggactgcagcccgccaggctcctctgtccctgggattctccaggcaagaatgcgggagtgggttgccatttcttcctccaggggatcttccggacccagggatggaaccagcatctaggcgggcaatggcaaccccactccagtactcttgcctggaaaatcccatggaaggaggagcctggtaggctgcagtccatggggtcgctcagagtccgacacgactgagcgacttccctttcacttcactttctttaccactagtgccacgtgggCAGGCCTAGATGGCAGGTATCCGGGACTCAGGATTAGAGGTGGGGGCTTGGCGGGCTGCGGGTGGGGAGTTAGCTGTGTGAGGGAAGGGTGGTGGGCTCACTCCCTGAAGGGAACACCttccggggccggggccggggaaGGTCAGGAGGCTGTGATTCTGGACTTAAATCCTCACTGAGTTTGGGGCCCTAGGGACATGGTGGGGCCAGGCCCCGGTAGCCTGTGGCCGGTGGGTCCGCAGAAACGCTGGTTATGGAAGCCCGCTGCGGCCGCAAGCTGCCTGGGGAGACGCAGGAGGCCCGGGAGGGCGTCCTGGAAGCCGGGAGAAGCCGGAGCGGAGGGCAGGGCGCGCGGTCCCCTTCGGGAGGCTGGCTCGGTCCTGTGTCCGGCGGAGGCGGTACGCCCGCCTCACCGCGTTGACAGCGGGCCAGGCGGGATGGGGACAGGACGCGGGCGCATCCTGCACGGTGCGAACTTCTGAGAAGACGTGAGGCCGGCCCCGCGCCCCCCGGAGCACGGCGGCCCGGCGGCGCTCGCGTTAGGACCCAGCGGATCCGGGAGGGAGGGCGGCGCCCGCCCCGTCGGGGGCCCGGAGCGGGGCGCGGGGGGCGGAGGGGCGGCTCGGCGGCGCGCGGACTCGGAGCGGCGCGCAGGGACCCGCAGGTAGGCGCGGgccgggcaggggtgggggccggGGCTCCGAAGTCGGCAGGCCCCCAGGGGCTGAGGGGCCCGGGTCCGGGGGCCGTCTAAGCAGATGTAAGAGGGCGCCGGGAAGCCTGGGTCCTCTGGAGGGGCGGCTTTTGTCTTCCCGGAGGAGGGAGGTGGCGGCCGGCGGGGGTGTCCGCGGGGCGGCGGGGACGGAGACAAAGGGCAGGGCCGGCCGGGCCCCCGGGGTGCGTCCCCGGCCCGCTGGGCCGCCCCCTCGTCCCTCAGGGTcggcccccctccccgcccgATCGCCCACCGTCTGGACGCGCTTGCAGACGCGTCTCCTGGAGGGGCCCCCTCTCCGCGCGGACTCTCCTCGGGACGGCCTGGCCAGGGGCCCCTTCTCCCAGCGAGCCTGGGCGCCCCATGCGGGGGCCTTCGAGGCTTAGGAGGTGCTCTGGGGACAGACAGAACCCCCACCAACCACCTCCCCAGCTGCGGCCTTCCAGTGGTGACAGCGCCAACCAGCCTGGGAGCcagatgggggcagggaggactTGAGGGGCGCTCCAGGCCTTGGGTCCCCGCGCGAGGAGGAGGCCGAGAGTTTTCAGAGTGGACGCCTGGCCTGCGGGGCAGCTGGGTCAAAGGCCTCAGCTTCCCCACCCCTTCCTCACCCCTTCCCTCCTCAGTAAGGCTTGAGAGGGAGTGAGACGGGGAATGTGTGCGGTGACCGGGTCACAGAAGGAGAGGTACCAGGTCTCTGCCCCGTCCCCCCTCTCCCTTGAGTCCCCGCGGCCTGGAGAGGGCAGGGTTAGGCAGGCAGTTTTCCAGTTACCCGCCTGGAAGAACTCCTCATGTTGTGGGAGGGCGGGCCCCGGTGGGTGAGCTCAGGACTCCCTCCCAGCCCCCCGGCGGAAGGCGGGCAGTCTGGAGGCTGCCCCCCACTGCGCTGGGGCTGGCCGTGAGGACTTTTCGACTCTGCCAAGTCCACCTTGGGGCCAGACTGGAGACAGGACTCACCCAGAGCTTCAAgagcctgccccctccccccaaactATGCTTGTGACACTCGTCACAGTCATACCGTCTCAGGCGGTCCAGAGCCCCTGGGCTGGGGGACTGTGGTCCTCTTGAGCGCTGCCCTCCAGGCTCGGGAGAGACGCTCTTCAGACCCCACCCTGAGTGCTTCCTGCCCAGCAGACAAATAGCCCTCAGTCTCGTGAGTGTGTGATGGAATCAGCCAGGTCCTGGGCGGCCTGGCAGGAGGCGTCTTCGAGGGGCGGGAGCCGGCGGGGCTCATGTGGTTTCCTGCTGAGCAGGATGCCTGGGCCCCCGGGCTAATTGGGAGCAGGTGTCGGTCTGGCTGACTGCTGGGTCTGGGCTGTGAAGTTAGTTGGGCAGGACTGGGGTCCCAAGGATGGGCCTGGGGTTGTGGTCTGGGCACTAGATTCCTGGTTAAGTGCTGAGCAGAGGGTGGGCATTGGTGTGGCGGGGAGAGCAGGGGCAGGGATTAGAAATGTCCGTGGAGTGTGGGCGAGCAGGGTAGGGTCCGTTGTCACGATCGGCTCTGGAGCCGGGGGGAGGCGAGTCCCTCAGGTCCTGAACGCCCAGTGGGCTCTCAGGGACAGATCCCTCCAAAGTGGTTGCTGCCCCGGGGGCCTGCCCTCTGTGACCCTCGTCTGCCTGGCCTCTGTTCTGGGCCCCCCTTCTCCAGGCTGAATTCTGGGAGCAGAAGCGGCCGTGCGGCCCTGGGGAGCAGCTCGCCCCTCCTCTTTCTCCAGCTGTCCCCAGACACCTGCCCAGCGTGCTCACTGAGCAGTCATGAGAGCTGCCTCCCTCTTCCTGCTCTTCCTGCCTGGTAAGTGGCACTGGGCTGGTGGGGCTCCCTCGTGGGTGCAGGCAAGGGGCTGGCCGCCAGCTCTTGTCCTGCGGCCGGAACTGTATCCCGAACCCCAGGGCCTGCTACCTCTTGGACCACAGACTGGACTGGCCAAGCCCCCAGAGTCTGGAGGCATCTCCGGGTGCCTCCTCAACCCTCCGCAGCAGCAGGCTCGGCCCAGGCACCAGGAGCCATGCTTTTCCTCTCACTGCCTGGTCCTCCCGGGAGCCGATGTGCAGGAATGGAGGCCCCTAAAAGGGGGTCTGAAGGCCTGGGATTTGCACTCCCTTGGGGCCAGCTCAGCGACAGTCCTGACCTTGGAGAGGCCCCTGGTTGTCACATGAGAGTTGTTAGCGGGGATCACAAAGGGCCTGCCAGGCCTAACATTCGCTCATTTAACAGATACCTGTGGAgcgcctactctgtgccaggcgctGGGATAGGCCCTGGCGATGCAGTGACCAAGCGGCAAACGCCTGCCTTGCGTGCTGGTGCCCTGCCGGCCTAGAGAAGGGCGAGATGATAAACGTCAGGTTGTGCTGGGTGCTGTGATGGAAACAAACAGGAGGACGCGATGGTGCGGGTGGGCGGCCAGCGAAGGCCTCTCTTACTTTTCATATTAATTtctttggctctgctgggtcttacaGCACATGGGACCCTCAGGCCTCGTTGTAGCTCGTGGCATCTTTCACAGTGGCCTTAGTCGAGGCATGTGggctccagttccctgaccagggattgaacccgggccccgtgctgggagcacagaatctcaGCCGCTGTACCTCCCGGGCAGTCCCAGGCGCTCAGTCACTGTCCTGTCccactcttggtgaccccgtggaccatagcccaccaggttcctctgtccgtggaattttccagtgcAAAACACGGGCGTGGGTGGTGTTTGTTTCccacaccaggggatcttcccgacccagggattgaacctcagtccccggcattgagccacctgggaagcccccaagcaGAGCAGAAACTTCAGTAGAGACATGAAGGAGGGAGAAGTTAACCAGGCTCTCAGGCCCAGGAAGAGTCCAGTGAAAGGCCCTGGGCAGGCAGGAGCGGCCAAGAGCCAGCAAGGGGGAGCTGGTCAGGGAGGCGGCCCAGGACCAGGGCGTGTCAGGCCTTTGTGGACAAGGAAGCCGTTTGCGTCCTGTGAGTCTGAGTCTGCTGGGATCTTACGGGCCCACCCGAGGGGCTTCTGCCGTCCTCAGGGGTCCTCAGGCCCCTGCTGCCCCTCCCTGCTGGCGCCCCCTCAGCTCTGTCTCCCCACAGCAGGCCTGCTGGCTCAGGGCCAGTATGATCTGGACCCCCTGCCTCCGTACCCAGACCACGTGCAGTATACCCACTACAGCGAGCAGATCGGTAAGCCCACcgcccacccccaggccccccCAGCCTGCTCCCCAGATCGGCGTGGCTTGGCCGAGGGTCAGGCGGGGCAGTGGGAGACGGGCTTTCAGGGCTGTGGGCCCTGGCTGCAGTGTGCGTGGGGGCTAGCCTGACCCCCGCCAATTCCACATCTTTATTTCCAGAGAATCCGGACTACTATGACTACCCAGGTAAAGGACTGAGCGTAGGGCAGCGCGGGCAGGCAGCAGGGTGGGGAGTCCGTTGAGGCCTACGGCGCCTACGGGAGGGAGCAGACCCCTTTACCGCCTTTCCCGGCAGAGATGACCCCTCGGCCGCCCGAGGAGCAGTTCCAGTTCCAGTCCCAGCAGCAAGTCCAGCAGGAAGTCATCCCTGCCCCCACCTTAGGTAGGCCACCAGCTCCAGCCAAGCCTGGGGGTGCGGAGGGCTGCCCAGGGCTGGAGGAGGCGACCCCACCCTGCCCAGGACTGTCCCAATGGtctctgcctgcctctcccccaACTCTAGAACCGGGGACTGTGGAGACGGAGCCCACGGAGCCGGGACCTCTGGgtaagagagacagagggagccCCAGGAGTTAGGGGGTGGTGAGTTACAGGGTgatgggggtcccaggaggtcagaGACAGAGTGGGGCCCTGGAGTTAGGGGGCGGTGGGGGGCCCAGGAGGTCAAAGACAGAGGGGTCCCTGGGAGTTAGGGGGTGGTGGGAGTTACAGGGTggtgggggtcccaggaggttggAGACAGAGGGGGCCCTGGAGttagggggtggtggggggcccGGGAGGTCAGAGACAGAGGGGGCCCCGGGAGTTAGGGGCACTGGGGGGCCCGGGAGGTCAGAGGGGGCCCGGGAGTTAGGGGGCCCTGGAATTAGGGGGCGCTGGGGGGCCCGGGAGGTCAGAGACAGAGGGGGCCCCGGGAGTTAGCGGGTGGTGGGAGTTACAGGGTggtgggggtcccaggaggttggAGACAGAGGGGGGCCCTGGAGTTAAGGGGTGGTGGGGGTCCCGGAAGTTCAGAGACAGAGGGGGCCCCGGGAGTTAGGGGGCACTGGGGGGCCCGGGAGGTCAGAGGGGGCCCTGGGAGTTAGGGGGCCCTGGAGttagggggtggtggggggcccGGGAGGTCAGAGACAGAGGGGGCCCCGGGAGTTCGGGGGCACTGGGGGGCCCGGGAGGTCAGAGGTGGGCCCCGGGAGTTAGGGGGCACTGGGGGGCCCGGGAGGTCAGAGGGGGCCCTGAGAGTTAGGGGGCCCTGGAGTTAGGGGGTGGTGGGGGCCCCGGGAGTTTGGGGGCACTGGGGGGCCCGGGAGGTCAGAGGTGGGCCCCGGGAGTTCGGGGGCACTGGGAGGCCCGGGAGGTCAGAGATAGAGGGGGCCCTGGAGttagggggtggtggggggcccAGGAGGTCAGACGCAGCCAGGCCCCCTGCTCTTGCTGGGTAGGTGGTGGGCTGGGGGCCTTGCAGAGGTGCCCCTGCTTGACGTCAGCAGGGACCCTGGCAGCTCCGGAGACCCCTCTGCCCTGCACTGGGCAGGGGGCTGGACTGGCCGTGGCCTTGGGAGGAGCCTCTAGTCCCAGACACGGGGGCGTGGCTGGCAGGAAGCCCCATGGCGAGTGgtgctctggggcttcccaggctcaGCGGGACTGTCCCAGCCAAGAGCCCGCCGGCCTGTGTGTGGGGGCCCCTGGGCCTGTGTGTGGCTGTAGGTTTGTTTGAACTTAAGTCTGTTTGGACATAGGTCTCTTGGTGCGGTTGTGAGTTTGCATGTGTATGAATGTATTGGATAAAACCGGCAGCCTGGGAAGGTCTGGCAGTGCTGTGTGCGTGCATTGgcgtgtgtgtctttgtgtgtgtgttcgtgtgtctAGGCTGGGCCTTAGGGTGCAGGGGTTCCTGGCCCCGAGAGCCAGTCTCTGTGGGGGTGCGGCTGGAGGCGGCCCCCGGCTGTGAGCCACGAGCTCAGCCCCCTGACCCCACCTGTCACCCAGACTGCCGCGAGGAGCAGTACCCGTGCACCCGCCTCTACTCCATACACAAGCCCTGCAAGCAGTGTCTCAACGAGGTCTGCTTCTACAGGTGAGGGGTGGGGCTCCAGCCAGCCCCGAGGGGCGGGGACAGACCCCCAGGccgggggtgggtgtggggtccTCCCCCCGGGGCTGAGCCCTCCCGGCCTGTCCCCTCAGCCTCCGCCGCGTCTACGTCGTCAATAAGGAGATCTGCGTCCGGACGGTCTGCGCTCACGAGGAGCTCCTGCGGGGTAGGaagcccccaccccgcccctcccgcTGCTTATCAAACGTGGGTCGGACGTGGGTCCCGTCTCATCCTCAGACGGCCCCTCACCAGGGCTGGGGCGCGCGGCAGTTCCCTCACCTGGCTGCGCGCTGACCCCAGCTCTTCCCCGCCCTCCCCACAGCTGACCTGTGCCGTGACAAGTTCTCCAAGTGCGGCGTGCTGGCCAGCAGTGGCCTGTGCCAGTCTGTGGCGGCCGCCTGTGCCAGGAGCTGTGGGGGCTGCTAGGGGGAGCTGGCCCCCCGCCAGCCCGGGGCCCCCAGGCTCTGCCTGACCTGGTGCTTTCCCCCCGTCCGACGTTCCTCTCGTCTTGTTAGAGGGCTGCGGGCCTGGGGCCACCCCCGGAGCCTCAAGGGGGCTCCCGAAGGGCTAGTCTCTGCCTCCGGGCGGGGGACGACCCGGGTGCTCTGTGGGACCTGGGCCCCTGCCATGCCTTCCTTGTCCCCCTCCAGGACCGTCCCCACCCCCGAGGTAGGCTGTGACCCCCACCCCAGCTGGTCTGCTTGAATCTCCTACAGCCCCTGGGCGGAGACCACCTTTgttttatacaaaattaaaaacaggttTTTACGAAAGACGCGGAGTCCCTTTTTCAGCGGGGAGTGCAGAGATGGCCGGGGCCTCCAACCCTGCCATCCTCCCCGAGGCTGCCCGGCCTCCTTGGGGAAGGGCCGGTTCTGGCGACCGTGGCCTTGGCAGTGCCAGCTCAGCTCTGCCCAGAAAGGTGGGCCCTGACAACCGCCCCACCCCGGGCTGTTTGTGTGTTGCCGGAGGCTGTATCAGAAACGGAAGGTTCAGGAACATGGCCTCCTCACTTTCAGGGCTGTGTGGGGGGTCTGAGTCCCCCGTCGCCGGGGAAGGGCCCCGGCAGGGTGGAGGCCGCCTGTGCAGGGGTCTGAGGGTGCTACAAGGTCGGTTCGGGGGGCTCTGGCGTCAAGGGCGTTTGCGGGGAGGGAGGCCCAGTGCATTTCAGGGGGCAGAAGCAGGCCGGCCGTTTGAACAGCGCCCTCTGACAAGCACAGGGAGACGAGGCTCCGTCTGAGGGCTGGCACACAGCCCTCTTTAAGCCTCTAACCAAGCCTGTGTGGCGGGCATGGGTGGCGTTCCCATCTTACAGAGGGGAGACCAAGCCTAGAGTCAGTACTGAACTCCCCACCCGCCGGGGTCCACGGCGGTCGGTCAGTGGCAGGGCAGACCCTGATGCCGCTGGGCTCCGTGGGCTGAGAGGCAGTTCTCCCAGAAAACACAGActaagcacctgctgtgtgctccCGCATCACCGGCCTGGGAGGCAGTTTCCCACCTTACCAATGAGCACACTGAGGCTGACAGCTGAAGCAGCTGTGCCCAGGATCACCCAGCGGGGCCCGGCGGGATGCCAGGTCCGCCCCCAGGCCTGTCCTCCTTCACCGTGCCGCCTGGAAGGCCTGCTGGTGCTCGGGGGGTGCACCTGTCCTGAGGAGGAGCCAGAGGAAAGGGCAGAAAGCTTCAGTTGGCAAGAGCAGAGCTGGGCCCAGCCCCAAGCCTCGATGGCTCCGTCTGTTAAATGGGTGGATGGCCCAGGACCCTGGAGGCCTCCCCAGCCCGCCGTCCCGTGAGGTTGTTCCTTACCTTTCTGCAGGGGCCTTTCTAAAGTCTCCCCCACGTCCCTGCGCACCCCTCACTAGGGGACCCCAACCCTCTGGCCCCAGGGCCCTCCAGTCTCCCCATCTCCCAGGAGGCACGTTAACAGCAAGAGGACACATCTGTACAAAGCgttctttaaaaaatggggtTGTTACAAAAACAACAATTCTGAACAGTTAACATCgtaaaaaggtataaaaatacAGCAACTCTGAACTCTGAGGAACCTACTGACAAACACTGAACTAAGATGGACAGACCTCTGAGCAGCCACAGTGCCTGCCCCAGGCCCAACCCTCACGGCCAGCACGCCTGCGCCCAGGCTCAGCCAGGGACGGGTCCCTCCAGCCCAGCCCTCAGGGGGCCCCCGAGGGGGTGGCTCTGACAGGCTGGAGCCCCGTCCTGGCCCTGGCACCCCGCCCCTCGCCCCTCACCCCCACGAGCTCCGGCCCAGGCCCCCTGGACTGCGCTGAGGGCGCCCCTCCCATCTGGCCCTCCCATCAGGGTCCCGTCGCTAGGATGCCAGCGGAGAGGTGCTCACTTCTCTGGGGGCCCGGAGGGCGAGgagaaggaggctgagtgccTTCGAAGCTCCTGCTGCAGCTGCCCCTTCAGCGTGGACACCTGGAAAAGAACAAGGAAAAAGGGCCCACCCAGGTCCAGCCTGGGCTCAGAGCCAGGGAGAGGGCAGGGACCCCAGAGGGCCCAGGGAAAAGCCAGGTGTCCTAGCAGCCCAGGAATTCCCTCCCCTTCTTGTTCGGCTCCACAGAGCGGCTGGGCCTCTCTGGACTGCCCGGCCTCTCCTTGGGAGCCCCATCCCCTCTCACCACCAGGACAGGCCTGGTGCTAGCTGGACTCCAGGGCGGACCTGGGCCCCGGCCTGACCCATGGGGCAAGCCTTGCCCTGCAGACGTGATGGGGACGATGGTCACGGTGAGCCTGTGAGCTCAGCTCTCCCAGGAGGAGCGCCCTTCGGACTCCAGCTGTTGCTCTCAGGGAAAACGGCCCCTTGAGCCCCCGGGACTGTGAGTCGCTAGGTTATCCTGAGGCCAGCTGTGCCACTCTCAAGACAGCCTGCCCAGGCACAGAGCTATGGAGAGGGGACTGAGGTCCAGTGACCTCACTCGCGCCCCCGTGTCCAGCCATGGCTGACACCAGCCCAGGTCCACCCCGACCATCTCAGTTATGGACACCCTGGAGCACCTAAGCCCGAAAGGGGCAAGTGGCAGTGAGACCCGCCCTCTCCCGCTCCCGCCCCGCTCCTGGCTCAGCTTCCTGACGGAGAACCCGCGTACCTGCTCCTCCAGCCCCCGCACCCTCTGCCGGTGGGCGCGCTCCCGCGCCTCCAGCGCGCGCTCCGTCCGCACCTGGGCACCGCGCAGGCGCTCCACCTCCTGCTGCAGCTCCGCTGCCTCCAGCCCGGCTGGGCTGTGGTTCTGCTCCAGCGCCGCCACCTGGGCCTGCAGGAGGGGCCGCCGGTCAGGCCTGGGGCCGCAATGCGCACGCACATGTGCGCGAGTATGAAGGGACAGGCCCTCTCTGGGTGGAAGCCCAGGGGTCCCTATGGGCAAAGCGGGGCTTGCAGGACCAGAGCTTTGTCTTCCCCCACCCAGCCCTCCTGGCCTGCGAATCCTGAGTCAGGTTGCTGAGTGATCCACTCAGGAGCgcgcacgcatacacacacacacagatgttcaAATGCAGAGACAAGCCCGTATACATACAGTCATACAAGCAAGCATGTAACAACCTGTGTTCACatgaatgtgtgcatgtgtccAAAAGCCCAATACTCTCATATACGCACCACACACACGCACGTCCAAGAAGACACCCAGGGCTCCCCGGGGGGCTCAGTAGTGAAGACTCCACCCACCAGGGCAGGagccacgggtttgatccctggtcctgggggatcccacacgccacagacCAACTGAGCCCCTgcgtcacaactgctgagcctgggctccagagcccgcgtgctgcaactgctgaggccCACACGCCCCAGACCCCATGCGGCAACCAGGGAGGCCGCTTCAGTGAGAGGTAGGGCGTCACAAATAGAGGGGCCTCTGGACCCAGAGGAagcctgcagcaatgaagacccggcacagccacaAGTCAAAGTATTCAAAACCGAAGACATCTGTACACAAAGATACACCATGCAGATAACATCCTATACCTAGACATGCCACATACACGCACAAGGTCCATGCTACACGCATGGGAGTCTGCTCGCGTACACTCGTAGCTCTCTTTGGCTACAAGGATGAGCACATGCCCACAAGTGTGAGCACACACCCACAAGGATGAGCACACACCCACAAGCATGAGCACACACCCACAAGGATGAGTACACACCCACAAGGATGAGTACACACCCACAAGCATGACAGCACACAAGCTTGAGCACACACCCACAAGTGTGACCACACACCCATAAGCATGACCACACACAAGCGTGACCACACACGTGTGAGCACACGCCCACAAGCGTGAGCACACGCCCACAAGCATGACCACACACAAGCGTGACCACACACGTGTGAGCACACGCCCACAAGTGTGAGCACACACCCCCAAGCGTGAACACACACAAGCATGACCACACAAGTGTGAGCACACCCGCAAGTGTGAGCACACCCCAAGCGTGAGCACACGTGCATGTGCGCTGACAGGCCTTTAGCATCTCCGTCTCTCTCCATTTTGGAGAGGACCCCCTCCCTCTGAGGCCTGGCTCTGGGCCACACCCTCAGGACTGTCTGGGCTTGCAGGTTGTAGGGACGGGGAGCTGGGTCCTGGGCTACAGAGGGGCAGAGGGCCAGGGTGTCCAGGGCGGGGTGGGCAGCGCCGAGACCTCCAGCAGCTGGATCTGCCTCTGGGCCTCAGCCAGCTCCAGCTCTGCCCCCGTGAGCGTGCGGTCCAAGCGGCCCTTCTCCACGTTCAGACGCACCGTGTCCTCGTGACTGCGGAGCTTCTCCCTTTCCACctaggaggggagggcaggggcatCAGGGtgccaggggaggagggaggtccTGGGTGGGGCATCAAAGTgcccagggaaggagggaggtccCAGGGAGGGCATCAGGGTGCCCAGGAAAGGAGGGAGGTCCCAGGGTTCTCAGGGAGGGGTGCTGAGTTAGAGGGGGCGGGGCCAGCGGGCAGCAGGGCTGGGACCCAGGGGCAGCCCAGGGAGGGCCCGAGGGGCACGGCCCACCTTGTCCAGCGTGCTCTTAAGGGCTGCCCGCTCCTTCTCCAGACGCAGGGCTGAGCGCTCCGCATCCCGCTTCTCAGCCTCCAGCTGGGCCAGGGCGCGCTGCAGGCTCCCCAGGCGCTCCTGCAGCTGCCGGCGCTCGTCCTGCACCTTCTGGGCCGTGTGCAGAGCCACAGCCTCAGCCTCCTGCCGCTGCCGCAGCGCCTACAGAAAAAGCCAGCAAGCCTCTGACCCCTGGGGCCTCAGGGTGGGCATCCAGAGCCCCATCATGCTGGGGGTGATGAGGCCAGCTGCCCGGCCAACTCACGAGATGAGGCTGTTATTAGGAGGCCCACAGCGGGGAACAGTCCCTGGGACCTCAG comes from the Bos taurus isolate L1 Dominette 01449 registration number 42190680 breed Hereford chromosome 2, ARS-UCD2.0, whole genome shotgun sequence genome and includes:
- the MFAP2 gene encoding microfibrillar-associated protein 2 isoform X1 translates to MRAASLFLLFLPAGLLAQGQYDLDPLPPYPDHVQYTHYSEQIENPDYYDYPEMTPRPPEEQFQFQSQQQVQQEVIPAPTLEPGTVETEPTEPGPLDCREEQYPCTRLYSIHKPCKQCLNEVCFYSLRRVYVVNKEICVRTVCAHEELLRADLCRDKFSKCGVLASSGLCQSVAAACARSCGGC
- the MFAP2 gene encoding microfibrillar-associated protein 2 isoform X2, which codes for MRAASLFLLFLPGLLAQGQYDLDPLPPYPDHVQYTHYSEQIENPDYYDYPEMTPRPPEEQFQFQSQQQVQQEVIPAPTLEPGTVETEPTEPGPLDCREEQYPCTRLYSIHKPCKQCLNEVCFYSLRRVYVVNKEICVRTVCAHEELLRADLCRDKFSKCGVLASSGLCQSVAAACARSCGGC
- the MFAP2 gene encoding microfibrillar-associated protein 2 precursor (The RefSeq protein has 1 substitution compared to this genomic sequence); this translates as MRAASLFLLFLPAGLLAQGQYDLDPLPPYPDHVQYTHYSEQIENPDYYDYPEMTPRPPEEQFQFQSQQQVQQEVIPAPTLEPGTVETEPTEPGPLDCREEQYPCTRLYSIHKPCKQCLNEVCFYSLRRVYVVNKEICVRTVCAQEELLRADLCRDKFSKCGVLASSGLCQSVAAACARSCGGC